One Gordonia sp. SID5947 genomic region harbors:
- a CDS encoding YbaB/EbfC family nucleoid-associated protein: protein MANEEMKEMLHGLLQDLEKQKADMSTLQQRLAAVTASATSSDDLVTAWVNTKGILIQLKFHPDAVDRAGGLSNLGRYITEATQKAAQQAQTQMDEIMAPMKARMDTLPQISEMFPGLPDLDDFVPEPVAPSTEPPDSPKRVASDVADPEEHYEELDETRPRGKGPLDQAW, encoded by the coding sequence ATGGCGAATGAGGAGATGAAGGAGATGCTGCACGGCCTGCTGCAGGACCTCGAAAAGCAGAAGGCCGACATGTCGACGCTGCAGCAACGGCTCGCGGCAGTCACCGCCAGCGCTACCTCCAGCGACGACCTGGTCACGGCGTGGGTGAACACCAAAGGCATTCTGATCCAGCTGAAGTTCCATCCCGACGCCGTCGATCGGGCAGGCGGCCTCAGCAACCTCGGTCGCTACATCACCGAGGCGACGCAGAAGGCAGCACAGCAGGCGCAGACGCAGATGGACGAGATCATGGCGCCGATGAAGGCGCGGATGGACACGTTGCCGCAGATCTCGGAGATGTTCCCCGGGCTGCCCGACCTCGACGATTTCGTGCCGGAACCAGTGGCGCCGTCGACCGAGCCTCCGGACTCGCCGAAGCGTGTCGCATCCGACGTCGCAGACCCCGAGGAACACTATGAAGAGCTCGACGAGACCCGACCGAGAGGGAAAGGCCCGCTGGACCAGGCGTGGTGA
- a CDS encoding enoyl-CoA hydratase produces the protein MIGEISVNVGGDEVRKACLLLVAVAMSAMTWWGAGNVTAEPQLPRVTQYSENVGTFGDHDFCHGAFNIGMVAPKGKRGVVRITLTSFGFTGNGSGWARDPKCRFFALVNTTAGFGKNEYFPVAFGRRPGERVTIESHPGSGPKAVTVSTSSSDRRSDIQSFGATMYTIVP, from the coding sequence ATGATCGGCGAGATTTCAGTAAATGTCGGGGGGGACGAAGTGCGTAAAGCGTGTTTGCTGCTGGTGGCTGTAGCGATGTCGGCGATGACTTGGTGGGGGGCTGGCAACGTGACAGCCGAGCCGCAACTTCCGCGGGTGACGCAGTACAGCGAGAACGTAGGCACTTTCGGAGACCACGATTTCTGTCACGGTGCCTTCAACATCGGAATGGTCGCGCCGAAAGGGAAGCGGGGCGTGGTTCGGATCACCCTCACATCTTTCGGATTCACCGGGAACGGTTCCGGATGGGCCCGCGACCCGAAGTGTCGCTTTTTCGCACTTGTCAACACGACTGCAGGGTTCGGTAAGAACGAGTATTTCCCGGTCGCGTTCGGGCGACGACCCGGCGAGCGTGTGACCATCGAATCTCATCCGGGTTCCGGGCCGAAGGCGGTCACGGTGTCGACTTCATCGAGTGACAGGCGCAGCGACATCCAGAGTTTCGGCGCCACCATGTACACGATCGTCCCCTGA
- the eccD gene encoding type VII secretion integral membrane protein EccD: MTIDDPLAVLDQEAHTGEPDLTRISILGGNTQLDVALPSSVPVAALLPDLVALIESRNPRRHKDNPADDDKREHWTLSKVGRDPIESHRTLHEAQILDGDLLILKSVVSRETPALFDDVIDAVGRLNESRFTSWSARSARIMGYVVAMVASVAAALILLMSRGQADNVLPGAISVVLAIGFIVAATIVVRYYRDEGTATVLSFCAQPLVFAGAMLLTPHGFGAPHLTFACAASLVSAVIVYRVTTVGPMMHSAILFASIGGLIAAGEVTLFGSDVAKVGAAMAALSVLCVLLAPRFTIGLARLPLPPVPTSGGPIDPIDAEVRPTIEGVGAIGAMALPSAAALERRAYTANQYLTGIVLGIAVLAGVGALLAADPLNGFDWRTTALAIIVAVVLALRGRAHSDVAQTAILVATGAIVFALLMAGLAVGDLTWMYIAFGCVLALALLAILTGVVAPQQEFSPVMKRTGEILEYILVGIIAPLTFWVMDIYGTVRSL, encoded by the coding sequence ATGACGATCGACGACCCGCTTGCCGTCCTCGATCAGGAGGCGCACACGGGCGAGCCCGACCTGACGCGCATCTCGATCCTCGGCGGCAACACCCAGCTCGACGTCGCACTGCCGTCCTCGGTGCCCGTGGCAGCCCTGCTCCCCGATCTCGTCGCCCTGATCGAGTCGCGAAACCCCCGGCGGCACAAGGACAATCCCGCCGACGACGACAAGCGCGAGCATTGGACGCTGAGCAAGGTGGGCCGCGATCCCATCGAATCGCATCGCACCCTGCACGAGGCGCAGATCCTCGACGGCGACCTGCTGATCCTCAAATCGGTCGTCTCGCGCGAGACGCCGGCCCTCTTCGACGATGTCATCGACGCTGTCGGTCGTCTGAATGAATCTCGTTTCACGAGCTGGTCCGCCCGCTCGGCTCGGATCATGGGCTACGTGGTCGCGATGGTCGCGAGCGTGGCCGCGGCGCTGATCCTGCTGATGTCCCGCGGGCAGGCCGACAACGTGCTGCCCGGTGCGATCAGCGTGGTCCTGGCGATCGGGTTCATCGTGGCCGCGACCATCGTGGTCAGGTATTACCGCGACGAGGGCACCGCGACCGTCCTCTCCTTCTGCGCCCAGCCGCTGGTGTTCGCCGGTGCAATGCTTCTGACTCCACATGGGTTCGGTGCGCCGCACCTGACCTTTGCGTGCGCAGCGTCGCTCGTCTCCGCCGTCATCGTCTATCGCGTCACCACGGTCGGCCCCATGATGCACAGCGCCATCCTGTTCGCCTCGATCGGCGGACTCATCGCCGCGGGAGAGGTGACGCTCTTCGGCTCGGACGTTGCCAAGGTCGGTGCCGCGATGGCCGCCCTGTCGGTGCTGTGTGTGCTGCTCGCGCCGCGTTTCACCATCGGTCTGGCGCGACTGCCACTGCCGCCGGTCCCGACCTCGGGTGGCCCCATCGATCCGATCGACGCCGAGGTCCGGCCGACGATCGAAGGGGTGGGTGCGATCGGCGCGATGGCCCTGCCGTCGGCTGCCGCTCTCGAGCGCCGGGCGTACACCGCCAACCAGTATCTGACGGGCATCGTGCTGGGTATCGCCGTCCTCGCCGGTGTGGGGGCATTGCTGGCAGCTGATCCGCTGAACGGTTTCGACTGGCGCACCACGGCATTGGCCATCATCGTCGCGGTCGTGCTGGCGTTGCGCGGCCGCGCCCACAGCGACGTCGCGCAGACCGCCATCCTGGTCGCGACCGGCGCGATCGTGTTCGCCCTGCTGATGGCGGGCCTCGCCGTCGGGGACCTGACGTGGATGTACATCGCCTTCGGCTGCGTGCTGGCGCTCGCCCTGCTGGCCATCCTGACCGGCGTCGTCGCACCCCAGCAGGAATTCTCCCCGGTGATGAAACGTACCGGTGAGATCCTCGAATACATCCTCGTCGGGATCATCGCGCCGCTGACCTTCTGGGTGATGGACATCTACGGCACCGTGCGCAGTCTCTGA
- the mycP gene encoding type VII secretion-associated serine protease mycosin: MRGVRAASVAVVCCALWASAGPAAAVVPPTASPSDLTLRVPSGPPQATEQKALCGKPFASSSADVRDPSAAQQLMQVQAAWRYSKGEGIKVAVIDTGVQPSKRFTKVIGGGDFVSNGNGLTDCDGHGTMVAGIIAGKPSTSDGFAGVAPAAEVIAIRQTSLSYGPKDNKSGGSAADIAASSYGNVQTLAYAVVAAVQKGADVINISEVACGPAGTPMHDGALGAALQYAYRRNVVVVAAAGNLVDPCKTQNTGVNPANPAAKGWDTLNTVVSPGWYSPYLLTVGGVDSATGSPWPLSLHGPWVSVAAPATGLVSVGLRGQAVNRQEGEKGPVTVDGTSFASPYVAGLAALIKARFKGISAADVMRRITATAHGAGSGRNDVVGYGVVDPVAALSDTVVDSSVDAAASRPIAPPDATGPDHTARNVALAGTGVCLLTALVWWAISIPRRRLRKLGEDDY; the protein is encoded by the coding sequence ATGCGTGGGGTGCGGGCCGCGTCCGTTGCGGTGGTGTGCTGTGCGCTGTGGGCATCGGCCGGCCCAGCTGCCGCAGTTGTGCCGCCGACCGCGTCGCCGTCTGATCTGACCCTGCGCGTCCCGTCCGGGCCGCCACAGGCCACTGAGCAGAAAGCCTTGTGCGGCAAGCCGTTCGCCTCGAGCAGCGCTGACGTTCGAGACCCGTCGGCAGCCCAGCAGCTGATGCAGGTGCAGGCGGCCTGGCGCTACAGCAAGGGGGAGGGGATCAAGGTCGCCGTCATCGACACCGGGGTGCAGCCATCCAAACGGTTCACCAAGGTGATCGGCGGCGGCGACTTCGTCAGCAACGGCAACGGACTCACCGACTGCGATGGCCACGGCACCATGGTGGCCGGCATCATCGCCGGAAAGCCCAGCACGAGTGACGGATTCGCGGGTGTGGCGCCGGCGGCGGAGGTCATCGCCATCCGACAGACTTCGCTGTCGTACGGCCCGAAAGACAACAAGAGCGGCGGTTCCGCGGCCGACATCGCGGCCTCGAGCTACGGCAATGTGCAGACCCTCGCCTACGCGGTGGTGGCTGCTGTCCAGAAGGGCGCCGACGTCATCAACATCTCCGAGGTGGCGTGTGGGCCCGCCGGCACCCCCATGCACGACGGGGCACTCGGCGCCGCACTGCAGTATGCCTATCGCCGCAACGTGGTGGTGGTGGCCGCAGCGGGCAACCTGGTGGATCCGTGCAAGACGCAGAACACCGGGGTCAACCCGGCGAACCCGGCCGCGAAGGGTTGGGACACGCTCAACACGGTGGTGAGCCCCGGCTGGTACAGCCCATATCTGCTGACCGTCGGCGGGGTCGACTCGGCCACGGGCAGCCCGTGGCCACTCAGTCTGCACGGCCCCTGGGTCTCGGTCGCGGCGCCCGCGACCGGGCTCGTGAGCGTCGGACTGCGGGGTCAGGCTGTGAATCGCCAGGAGGGCGAAAAGGGCCCGGTGACCGTCGACGGCACAAGCTTCGCCAGCCCGTACGTCGCAGGCCTGGCGGCTCTGATCAAGGCTCGGTTCAAGGGGATCTCGGCGGCCGACGTGATGCGCCGGATCACCGCGACCGCGCACGGAGCCGGGTCCGGACGCAACGACGTGGTCGGTTACGGCGTGGTGGATCCCGTGGCCGCGCTGAGCGACACCGTCGTGGACTCATCGGTGGACGCCGCGGCATCGCGACCGATAGCACCGCCGGATGCGACCGGCCCCGATCACACCGCCCGCAACGTCGCACTCGCGGGAACCGGCGTCTGCCTGCTGACCGCGCTGGTGTGGTGGGCGATCTCGATCCCACGCCGTCGGTTGCGCAAACTCGGCGAGGACGACTACTGA